One genomic segment of Streptomyces sp. RerS4 includes these proteins:
- a CDS encoding polyprenyl synthetase family protein, which produces MTTTTTTSTTGTARTGTRGEPVNPGNPAVENTAASVGTAGAEKADTLALLERGRTLSTPVLRAAVDRLAAPMDTVAAYHFGWIDAQGNPADGDGGKAVRPALALLSAEAAGAPAEVGIPGAVAVELVHNFSLLHDDLMDGDEQRRHRDTVWKVHGPAQAILVGDALFALANEVLLELGTVEAGRATRRLTTASRKLIDGQAQDISYEHRERVSVEECLEMEGNKTGALLACAVSIGAVLGGADDRTADKLEEYGYHLGLAFQAIDDLLGIWGDPDSTGKQTWSDLRQRKKSLPVVAALAAGGPACEELAKLLAADAKSNDFENFSEEEFAHRAALIEAAGGRQWTADEARRQHAIAIRALDDVDMPQRVREQLVALADFVVVRKR; this is translated from the coding sequence ATGACGACGACCACGACCACCAGCACAACCGGCACAGCACGTACAGGAACCAGAGGAGAGCCAGTGAACCCCGGGAACCCGGCTGTCGAGAACACGGCTGCCAGTGTGGGCACGGCCGGCGCGGAGAAGGCGGACACCCTCGCCCTCCTGGAACGCGGCCGCACGCTGTCGACGCCCGTGCTCCGCGCCGCAGTGGACCGGCTCGCGGCGCCGATGGACACCGTGGCCGCCTACCACTTCGGTTGGATCGACGCCCAGGGCAACCCCGCCGACGGCGACGGCGGCAAGGCCGTCCGGCCCGCCCTCGCGCTGCTCTCCGCGGAGGCGGCGGGCGCGCCGGCCGAGGTGGGCATCCCCGGCGCCGTCGCCGTGGAACTCGTCCACAACTTCTCCCTGCTGCACGACGACCTGATGGACGGCGACGAGCAGCGCCGCCACCGCGACACCGTGTGGAAGGTGCACGGGCCGGCGCAGGCGATCCTGGTCGGCGACGCCCTCTTCGCCCTCGCCAACGAGGTGCTGCTCGAACTGGGCACCGTCGAGGCGGGCCGCGCCACCCGCCGGCTGACCACCGCCAGCCGCAAGCTCATCGACGGCCAGGCCCAGGACATCTCCTACGAGCACCGCGAGCGCGTCAGCGTCGAGGAATGCCTGGAGATGGAAGGGAACAAGACCGGAGCCCTGCTCGCGTGCGCCGTGTCCATCGGCGCCGTGCTCGGCGGAGCGGACGACCGTACGGCCGACAAGCTGGAGGAGTACGGCTACCACCTCGGCCTCGCCTTCCAGGCGATCGACGACCTCCTCGGCATCTGGGGCGACCCGGACTCCACCGGCAAGCAGACCTGGAGCGACCTGCGCCAGCGCAAGAAGTCCCTGCCCGTGGTCGCCGCCCTCGCGGCGGGCGGACCCGCGTGCGAGGAGCTCGCCAAGCTGCTCGCGGCCGATGCCAAGAGCAACGACTTCGAGAACTTCTCCGAGGAGGAGTTCGCCCACAGGGCCGCGCTCATCGAGGCCGCCGGCGGCCGCCAGTGGACGGCCGACGAGGCCCGCCGCCAGCACGCCATCGCGATCCGCGCCCTGGACGACGTGGACATGCCGCAGCGGGTGCGCGAACAGCTCGTCGCGCTCGCCGACTTCGTTGTCGTGCGCAAGAGGTGA
- the shc gene encoding squalene--hopene cyclase, producing MTATTDPGGAMADGADPHEAHTPAGVAAPAAPPDGPGLRAAVADAAERAVRDLLARQDPAGWWKGDLQTNVTMDAEDLLLRQFLGIRDAATTEAAARFIRGEQRADGTWATFHGGPPELSATIEAYVALRLAGDPPDAPHMTRSSAWIRAHGGIASARVFTRIWLALFGWWSWDHLPELPPELVFLPPWVPLNIYDFGCWARQTIVPLTVVSALRPVRPAPFALDELHTDARTPCPAKPLASATSWDGVFQRMDRALHLYRRVAPRRLRRAAMAAASRWIIERQENDGCWGGIQPPAVYSVIALHLLGYDLGHPVMRAGLESLDRFAVWREDGARMIEACQSPVWDTCLAAIALADAGLSPDHPALLKAADWMLGEEVLKRGDWAVRRPELAPGGWAFEFHNDNYPDIDDTAEVVLALRRVRHPEPARVEAAIARGVSWNLGMQSRNGAWGAFDADNTSTLPNRLPFCDFGEVIDPPSADVTAHVVEMLAVEGKAADPRTRRGIAWLLAEQEADGSWFGRWGTNYVYGVGSVLPALTTAGIAPSHPAIRRAVRWLESVQNEDGGWGEDQRSYRDRSWAGKGASTASQTAWALMALLSAGERDGKAVERGLAYLVDTQRADGTWDEPQFTGTGFPWDFSINYHLYRQVFPLTALGRYLHGEPFVPAGRHADAALSPAGEVS from the coding sequence ATGACAGCGACGACCGACCCCGGCGGTGCGATGGCCGACGGCGCGGATCCGCACGAAGCACACACACCGGCCGGGGTGGCGGCCCCGGCCGCGCCCCCCGACGGCCCCGGCCTGCGCGCCGCCGTCGCGGACGCCGCCGAGCGCGCCGTCCGCGACCTGCTGGCCCGCCAGGACCCGGCCGGCTGGTGGAAGGGAGACCTTCAGACCAACGTCACCATGGACGCCGAAGACCTGCTGCTGCGGCAGTTCCTCGGCATCCGCGACGCGGCCACCACCGAGGCCGCCGCCCGCTTCATCCGGGGCGAACAGCGCGCGGACGGCACGTGGGCGACCTTCCACGGCGGCCCGCCCGAACTCTCCGCCACCATCGAGGCGTACGTGGCCCTGCGCCTGGCGGGAGACCCGCCCGACGCCCCGCACATGACCCGCTCCTCGGCCTGGATCAGGGCTCACGGCGGGATCGCGAGCGCCCGGGTCTTCACCCGGATCTGGTTGGCCCTGTTCGGCTGGTGGAGCTGGGACCACCTGCCCGAACTCCCGCCCGAACTGGTCTTCCTGCCCCCCTGGGTGCCGCTCAACATCTACGACTTCGGGTGCTGGGCCCGCCAGACCATCGTCCCCCTCACCGTGGTCTCCGCCCTGCGGCCGGTGCGCCCCGCCCCCTTCGCCCTGGACGAGCTGCACACCGACGCCCGCACCCCCTGTCCGGCCAAACCTTTGGCGAGCGCCACCAGTTGGGACGGCGTCTTCCAGCGGATGGACAGGGCCTTGCACCTGTACCGGCGCGTGGCCCCCCGCCGACTGCGCAGGGCCGCCATGGCCGCCGCGTCCCGCTGGATCATCGAGCGCCAGGAGAACGACGGCTGCTGGGGCGGCATTCAGCCGCCCGCCGTGTACTCCGTCATCGCCCTGCACCTGCTCGGCTACGACCTCGGGCACCCCGTGATGCGGGCCGGCCTGGAGTCCCTCGATCGGTTCGCGGTGTGGCGCGAGGACGGCGCCCGGATGATCGAGGCCTGCCAGTCGCCCGTCTGGGACACCTGCCTGGCCGCCATCGCCCTCGCCGACGCGGGCCTGAGCCCCGACCACCCGGCCCTGCTCAAGGCCGCCGACTGGATGCTCGGCGAGGAGGTCCTCAAGCGCGGCGACTGGGCCGTCCGCCGCCCCGAACTCGCCCCGGGCGGCTGGGCGTTCGAGTTCCACAACGACAACTACCCCGATATCGACGACACCGCCGAGGTGGTCCTCGCGCTGCGCCGCGTCCGCCACCCCGAACCGGCCCGCGTCGAGGCGGCCATCGCGCGGGGCGTGTCCTGGAACCTCGGGATGCAGTCGAGGAACGGCGCCTGGGGCGCCTTCGACGCCGACAACACCAGTACCCTCCCGAACCGGCTGCCCTTCTGCGACTTCGGGGAGGTCATCGACCCGCCCTCGGCCGACGTCACCGCCCACGTGGTGGAGATGCTCGCCGTCGAGGGCAAGGCCGCCGACCCCCGCACCCGGCGCGGCATCGCCTGGCTGCTCGCCGAACAGGAGGCGGACGGCAGCTGGTTCGGCCGCTGGGGCACCAACTACGTCTACGGCGTCGGCTCGGTGCTCCCGGCGCTGACCACCGCCGGGATCGCCCCCTCCCACCCGGCGATCCGGCGGGCGGTGCGCTGGCTGGAATCCGTACAGAACGAGGACGGCGGCTGGGGCGAGGACCAACGCTCCTACCGGGACCGGTCCTGGGCGGGGAAGGGCGCCTCCACCGCCTCGCAGACCGCGTGGGCGCTGATGGCCCTGCTCTCGGCGGGGGAGCGGGACGGCAAGGCCGTCGAACGGGGTCTGGCGTACCTGGTGGACACCCAGCGCGCCGACGGCACCTGGGACGAGCCCCAGTTCACCGGCACCGGCTTCCCGTGGGACTTCTCCATCAACTACCACCTGTACCGCCAGGTGTTCCCCCTCACCGCACTCGGCCGCTACCTCCACGGGGAACCCTTCGTCCCCGCGGGCAGACATGCCGACGCGGCCCTGTCCCCGGCCGGGGAGGTCTCGTGA
- a CDS encoding 1-hydroxy-2-methyl-2-butenyl 4-diphosphate reductase, producing MTGEAGSCAPLLIACALRIERAALSGAARTAREAGGPTASVLRTGMGPRAAERALTEALRRPGMERAAVLATGFCAGLVPGMHPGDLFVAEAIRDPRGSVTCTGTALLAEALARAAPGRTVHLGVLTGSDHVVRGQERERLRATGALAVDMESAATLWTATRGGRSPSEGGRPVAAVRVIVDAPEHELVRIGTVRGGISAFRVLRGLLPAFHDWHRSLLLPRR from the coding sequence GTGACCGGCGAGGCCGGCAGCTGTGCCCCGCTGCTGATCGCCTGCGCGCTGCGCATCGAGCGGGCGGCCCTGAGCGGCGCGGCCCGCACGGCCCGCGAGGCGGGCGGCCCGACCGCGTCCGTCCTGCGGACCGGGATGGGCCCGCGCGCCGCCGAGCGGGCGCTCACCGAGGCCCTGCGGCGGCCGGGGATGGAAAGGGCCGCCGTCCTCGCGACCGGCTTCTGCGCGGGCCTGGTTCCCGGCATGCACCCCGGCGACCTGTTCGTCGCCGAGGCGATCCGCGACCCCCGGGGCTCGGTGACCTGCACCGGGACCGCGCTGCTCGCCGAGGCGCTGGCCCGCGCCGCGCCCGGCCGCACCGTGCACCTCGGCGTACTGACCGGCTCCGACCACGTCGTCCGCGGCCAGGAGCGCGAGCGGCTGCGCGCCACCGGCGCCCTCGCGGTCGACATGGAGTCCGCGGCCACCCTGTGGACCGCCACCCGGGGCGGCCGTTCCCCTTCGGAGGGAGGACGTCCGGTTGCGGCCGTCCGGGTGATCGTGGACGCTCCGGAGCATGAGCTCGTCCGTATCGGCACGGTTCGCGGTGGAATATCTGCCTTCCGTGTGTTGCGTGGCTTACTGCCCGCGTTTCATGACTGGCACCGTTCGTTGCTGCTCCCCAGGAGGTGA
- the hpnH gene encoding adenosyl-hopene transferase HpnH — MAMPLRQSIRVGTYLLEQKVRKREKFPLIVELEPLYACNLACEGCGKIQHPAGVLKQRMPVAQAVGAVLESGAPMVSIAGGEPLMHPQIDEIVRQLVAKRKYVFLCTNALLLRKKIEKFTPSPYFAFAVHIDGLRERHDESVAKEGVFDEAVAAIKEAKRRGFRVTTNSTFFNTDTPQTVIEVLNYLNDDLRVDEMMISPAYAYEKAPDQEHFLGVEQTRELFKKAFAGGNRRRWRLNHSPLFLDFLEGKADFPCTAWAIPNYSLFGWQRPCYLMSDGYVPTYRELIEDTDWDKYGRGKDPRCANCMAHCGYEPTAVLATMGSLKESLRAARETIGGNRDASS; from the coding sequence ATGGCCATGCCACTGCGACAGTCCATCAGGGTCGGGACCTATCTGCTCGAACAGAAGGTCCGCAAGCGTGAGAAGTTCCCGTTGATCGTCGAACTGGAGCCGCTCTACGCCTGCAATCTGGCGTGCGAGGGGTGCGGGAAGATCCAACACCCGGCCGGGGTGCTCAAGCAGCGCATGCCCGTGGCCCAGGCGGTCGGCGCCGTCCTGGAGTCCGGGGCGCCCATGGTGTCCATCGCGGGCGGAGAGCCCCTGATGCACCCCCAGATCGACGAGATCGTGCGCCAACTGGTGGCGAAGCGGAAGTACGTCTTCCTCTGCACGAACGCCCTGCTGCTCCGCAAGAAGATCGAGAAGTTCACCCCGTCCCCGTATTTCGCCTTCGCCGTCCACATCGACGGACTGCGCGAACGCCACGACGAATCGGTGGCCAAAGAGGGCGTCTTCGACGAGGCCGTCGCCGCCATCAAGGAGGCGAAGCGGCGCGGATTCCGCGTCACCACCAACTCGACCTTCTTCAACACCGACACCCCGCAGACCGTCATCGAGGTCCTCAACTACCTCAATGACGACCTCCGGGTCGACGAGATGATGATCTCGCCCGCCTACGCCTACGAAAAGGCCCCCGACCAGGAACATTTCCTCGGAGTCGAACAAACGAGGGAACTCTTCAAGAAGGCCTTCGCGGGCGGCAACCGGCGCCGCTGGCGCCTCAACCACTCCCCGCTCTTCCTCGACTTCCTGGAAGGCAAAGCGGATTTCCCCTGCACCGCCTGGGCCATTCCCAATTACTCCCTCTTCGGCTGGCAGCGCCCCTGCTACCTGATGAGCGACGGGTACGTCCCCACCTACCGGGAGCTGATCGAGGACACCGACTGGGACAAGTACGGCCGCGGCAAGGACCCCCGCTGCGCCAACTGCATGGCGCACTGCGGCTACGAGCCCACCGCCGTCCTCGCCACCATGGGCTCGCTCAAGGAATCCCTGCGCGCGGCCCGCGAGACCATCGGCGGCAACCGGGACGCCTCGTCATGA
- a CDS encoding aspartate aminotransferase family protein, with the protein MTAAPDAAKGFDLAALLAERGDERYDLHARHLNHQLPRMLHTIGFDKVYVRAEGAHFWDAEGNDHLDMLAGFGVMGLGRHHPVVRRALHDVLDAQLADLTRFDCPPLPGLLAEKLLAHSPHLERVYFGNSGTEAVETALKFARYATGRPRILYCDHAFHGLTTGSLSVNGESGFRDGFAPLLPDTKIPLGDLAALERELARGDVAALIVEPIQGKGVHAAPPGFLRAAQEALHRHKALLIADEVQTGLGRTGDFYAYQHEPGVEPDLLCVAKALSGGYVPVGATLGKDWIFRRVYSSMDRVLVHSASFGSNAQAMAAGLAVLSVIEDERIVAHARAMGDLLRGRLAALVDEYELLHEVRGRGLMIGIEFGRPSSLKLRSRWAMLQAARKGLFAQMVVAPLLSRHRILTQVSGDHLEVIKLIPPLIIDEADVDRFVGAFREVMDEAHAGGALMWDFGRTLVKQAVGNR; encoded by the coding sequence ATGACAGCCGCGCCCGACGCGGCCAAGGGCTTCGACCTCGCCGCGCTGCTGGCCGAACGCGGCGACGAACGCTACGACCTGCACGCCCGCCACCTCAACCACCAGCTGCCCCGCATGCTGCACACCATCGGCTTCGACAAGGTCTACGTACGGGCCGAGGGCGCGCACTTCTGGGACGCCGAGGGCAACGACCACCTCGACATGCTCGCCGGCTTCGGGGTGATGGGCCTGGGCCGCCACCACCCCGTCGTCCGCCGCGCCCTGCACGACGTCCTCGACGCCCAGCTCGCCGACCTCACCCGCTTCGACTGCCCACCCCTGCCCGGACTGCTCGCCGAGAAGCTCCTCGCGCACAGCCCCCACCTGGAGCGGGTCTACTTCGGCAACAGCGGCACCGAGGCCGTGGAGACCGCCCTGAAGTTCGCCCGGTACGCCACCGGCCGCCCCAGGATCCTCTACTGCGACCACGCCTTCCACGGACTCACCACCGGCTCCCTGTCCGTCAACGGCGAAAGCGGCTTCCGCGACGGCTTCGCCCCCCTGCTCCCCGACACGAAGATCCCCCTCGGGGACCTCGCGGCCCTGGAGCGGGAGCTGGCCCGCGGGGACGTGGCCGCCCTGATCGTCGAGCCGATCCAGGGCAAGGGGGTGCACGCCGCCCCGCCCGGTTTCCTGCGCGCCGCCCAGGAAGCGCTGCACCGGCACAAGGCCCTGCTCATCGCCGACGAGGTCCAGACCGGCCTCGGCCGTACCGGGGACTTCTACGCGTACCAGCACGAGCCGGGCGTCGAGCCGGACCTGCTGTGCGTGGCCAAGGCCCTGTCCGGCGGTTACGTGCCGGTCGGCGCCACCCTCGGCAAGGACTGGATCTTCCGGCGCGTCTACTCGTCCATGGACCGGGTGCTCGTGCACTCCGCGAGCTTCGGTTCCAACGCGCAGGCGATGGCCGCCGGACTCGCCGTCCTGTCCGTGATCGAGGACGAGCGGATCGTGGCCCACGCCCGCGCCATGGGCGACCTGCTGCGGGGCCGGCTCGCCGCGCTCGTGGACGAGTACGAGCTCCTCCACGAGGTGCGCGGGCGCGGGCTGATGATCGGCATCGAGTTCGGCCGGCCGTCCTCGCTGAAGCTGCGCAGCCGGTGGGCCATGCTCCAGGCCGCTCGCAAGGGGCTGTTCGCGCAGATGGTCGTCGCGCCCCTGCTCAGCAGGCACCGGATCCTCACCCAGGTCTCCGGCGACCACCTGGAGGTCATCAAGCTCATCCCGCCGCTCATCATCGACGAGGCGGACGTGGACCGCTTCGTCGGCGCCTTCCGGGAGGTCATGGACGAGGCCCACGCCGGCGGCGCCCTGATGTGGGACTTCGGCCGGACGCTGGTCAAGCAGGCCGTCGGCAATCGCTGA
- a CDS encoding tyrosine-protein phosphatase: MTQSIPQPLPARPEPEPELIGVRNFRDVGGLPTIDGRRVRSGRLFRSGHLAHATETGAEFLGSLGLHTVFDFRSHADHAVEGLDVALPGVRNVNIPMSDPADGRDFWKLVHEGDLAQLRELLGDGKAAARMTASYRKIVRTRTAEHSRVVHALAEDSVPALMHCAAGKDRAGLSIAVTLLALGVEREAIVADYLESNAPHRRYRMRRADAADNGSPEVRELLSPLFEARAEYLDAAFETIEGRWGAVDRYLGEGLGLTPETLDRLRDRLLEP, encoded by the coding sequence GTGACCCAGTCGATACCCCAGCCCCTTCCGGCGCGCCCCGAACCCGAGCCGGAGCTGATCGGAGTGCGCAACTTCCGTGACGTGGGCGGGTTGCCCACCATCGACGGACGGAGGGTCAGGTCAGGACGACTGTTCCGAAGCGGACATCTCGCGCATGCCACCGAAACCGGTGCAGAGTTCCTCGGCTCGCTCGGCCTCCACACCGTCTTCGACTTCCGCAGCCACGCCGACCACGCCGTGGAGGGGTTGGACGTGGCACTTCCGGGCGTCCGCAACGTGAACATTCCGATGTCGGATCCGGCCGACGGCCGGGACTTCTGGAAACTGGTCCACGAGGGCGATCTCGCCCAGTTGCGCGAGCTCCTGGGCGACGGGAAGGCGGCCGCGCGCATGACCGCCTCGTACCGCAAGATCGTGCGGACCCGCACCGCCGAGCACAGCCGGGTCGTCCACGCGCTCGCGGAGGACAGCGTGCCGGCGCTGATGCACTGCGCGGCGGGCAAGGACCGCGCGGGGCTGTCGATCGCGGTGACCCTGCTGGCCCTCGGCGTCGAGCGCGAGGCCATCGTGGCGGACTACCTGGAGTCGAACGCGCCGCACCGCCGCTACCGGATGCGCCGCGCCGACGCGGCCGACAACGGCTCCCCCGAGGTGCGGGAGCTGCTCTCGCCGCTGTTCGAGGCCCGCGCCGAGTACCTGGACGCGGCGTTCGAGACCATCGAGGGCCGGTGGGGCGCGGTTGACCGCTACCTCGGCGAGGGCCTCGGGCTCACGCCCGAGACCCTCGACCGGCTCCGCGACCGGCTGCTGGAGCCGTAG
- a CDS encoding SGNH/GDSL hydrolase family protein, whose translation MAATKTTLKTIGSYAAIGDSFTEGVGDPGPGDSYLGWADRLAVLLADQRDEHDFRYANLAVRGRLLDQIVAEQVPRAKALAPDLVTFCAGGNDIIRPGSDPDDVAERFEAAVADLTGAVGHVMITTGFDTRGVPVLKHLRGKVATYSAHVRAIADRYDCPVLDLWSLKSVQDRRAWDGDRLHLSPEGHTRVALRAAQVLGYEVPADPDQPWPPTPPRGSVDVTRDNIQWAREHLVPWIGRRLRGESSGDHVEAKRPDLLPL comes from the coding sequence GTGGCAGCGACGAAGACGACACTCAAGACCATCGGCTCGTACGCGGCGATCGGGGACAGCTTCACCGAAGGCGTGGGGGACCCGGGACCCGGGGACTCGTATCTCGGCTGGGCGGACCGGCTCGCCGTACTCCTGGCGGATCAGCGTGACGAGCACGACTTCAGGTACGCCAACCTCGCGGTGCGGGGCAGGCTCCTGGACCAGATCGTGGCCGAGCAGGTGCCGCGGGCCAAGGCCCTCGCCCCCGACCTCGTCACCTTCTGTGCGGGCGGCAACGACATCATCCGGCCCGGCAGCGACCCCGACGACGTGGCGGAACGTTTCGAGGCGGCCGTCGCCGACCTCACCGGCGCCGTCGGCCACGTCATGATCACCACGGGCTTCGACACCCGCGGCGTCCCGGTCCTCAAGCACCTCCGGGGCAAGGTCGCCACGTACAGCGCCCACGTGCGTGCCATCGCCGACCGCTACGACTGCCCCGTGCTCGACCTCTGGTCGCTGAAGTCCGTCCAGGACCGACGGGCCTGGGACGGCGACCGGCTCCACCTCTCGCCCGAGGGGCACACCCGCGTCGCGCTGCGCGCCGCGCAGGTCCTCGGCTACGAGGTCCCCGCCGACCCGGACCAGCCCTGGCCGCCCACGCCGCCGCGCGGCTCGGTCGACGTCACCCGGGACAACATCCAGTGGGCGCGCGAGCACCTCGTGCCCTGGATCGGACGCCGACTGCGCGGCGAGTCCTCCGGCGACCACGTCGAGGCCAAGCGGCCGGACCTGCTGCCGCTGTAG
- a CDS encoding MBL fold metallo-hydrolase — MTGSLPLRPRLRALRPEAFGADPSGARLERILRSPNFADGVFQNPVGARTRPSGSMAEFARIYFHKEQRVRRNPAAPIPVYPTTLAELAKPPVSGLRLTWMGHSSVLAEIDGRRILFDPVWGERCSPFPFAGPKRLHPVPVPLASLGDVDVVVISHDHYDHLDLPTIKALAGTDTIFAVPLGVGAHLERWGVPAGRLRELDWNESIEVAGLTLTATPARHFCGRGLRNQQFTLWASWVVAGEEHRIFHSGDTGYFPGFLEIGAEHGPFDATMIQIGAYSEYWPDIHMTPEEGMRAHLDLQGGAARGVMLPIHWGTFNLAPHPWDEPGEGTVAAAEAAGAAIALPVPGEPFEPGAADAPDAAWWRPFAVAGPAPSAPVGVPSLGEAAAVVAPATVVPADVGSTEAGSGEPEAVGS, encoded by the coding sequence TTGACCGGCTCTCTTCCCCTGCGTCCCCGGCTGCGCGCCCTGCGGCCCGAAGCCTTCGGCGCGGATCCCTCCGGCGCACGGCTGGAGCGGATCCTGCGCTCGCCGAACTTCGCCGACGGCGTCTTCCAGAACCCGGTGGGGGCCCGGACCAGGCCTTCCGGTTCGATGGCCGAGTTCGCCCGGATCTACTTCCACAAGGAACAGCGGGTCCGGCGCAACCCCGCGGCGCCGATCCCGGTCTATCCGACGACCCTCGCCGAACTGGCCAAACCACCGGTCTCGGGACTGCGCCTGACCTGGATGGGACACTCCAGCGTGCTCGCGGAGATCGACGGCCGCCGGATCCTGTTCGACCCGGTGTGGGGCGAGCGCTGCTCCCCCTTCCCCTTCGCCGGTCCCAAGCGGCTGCACCCCGTCCCCGTACCGCTGGCCTCGCTGGGCGACGTCGACGTCGTGGTCATCTCGCACGACCACTACGACCACCTCGACCTGCCCACCATCAAGGCCCTCGCCGGCACCGACACGATCTTCGCCGTCCCCCTGGGCGTCGGAGCGCACCTGGAGCGCTGGGGCGTCCCGGCCGGGCGACTGCGCGAGCTGGACTGGAACGAGAGCATCGAGGTCGCCGGCCTCACCCTGACGGCCACCCCCGCCCGGCACTTCTGCGGACGCGGCCTGCGCAACCAGCAGTTCACCCTCTGGGCCTCCTGGGTGGTGGCGGGCGAGGAACACCGGATCTTCCACAGCGGCGACACCGGCTACTTCCCCGGCTTCCTGGAAATCGGCGCCGAACACGGCCCGTTCGACGCCACGATGATCCAGATCGGCGCCTACTCCGAATACTGGCCCGACATCCACATGACCCCGGAGGAGGGCATGCGCGCCCACCTCGACCTCCAGGGCGGTGCGGCGCGCGGCGTGATGCTCCCCATCCACTGGGGCACCTTCAATCTCGCACCGCACCCGTGGGACGAGCCCGGCGAGGGCACCGTCGCCGCCGCCGAGGCCGCCGGAGCCGCCATCGCCCTGCCCGTTCCCGGCGAGCCGTTCGAGCCCGGCGCGGCCGACGCGCCGGACGCGGCGTGGTGGCGGCCCTTCGCGGTGGCCGGACCCGCTCCCTCGGCGCCGGTGGGCGTGCCCTCCCTCGGGGAGGCCGCGGCCGTGGTCGCTCCCGCCACCGTGGTCCCGGCGGACGTCGGGTCGACCGAGGCCGGGAGCGGGGAGCCGGAGGCCGTCGGCTCGTAG